The following proteins come from a genomic window of Corynebacterium sp. P4-C1:
- a CDS encoding response regulator transcription factor gives MTSSIGLVDDQLLFLHGIRAVIDSQPDLSVHWLASNGEEALAAMAADPIDIVLMDIQMPVLDGIAATRQFSHRFPGTKVIILTTFDDEGYVMGALSAGASGFLLKDAEPDTLLGGIRTTAAGDAVVSPRATKRIIDKLSSSSSEDAVLLSPSDRLALDELTERETEILVAVGRGWTNTEIAERMFISMPTVKTHVGRVLAKTQSRDRVHAALFAYRTGLVGRADLLDS, from the coding sequence ATGACCTCCTCCATCGGTCTTGTCGACGACCAGCTGCTCTTTCTCCACGGAATCCGTGCAGTGATCGATTCCCAGCCGGACCTGTCAGTGCACTGGCTCGCCAGCAACGGTGAAGAAGCTCTTGCGGCGATGGCCGCTGATCCGATCGACATCGTGCTCATGGACATCCAGATGCCGGTGCTCGACGGCATTGCGGCCACCCGCCAGTTCTCGCATCGCTTTCCCGGCACGAAGGTGATCATATTGACCACATTCGACGACGAAGGCTACGTCATGGGTGCGTTGTCCGCGGGGGCAAGCGGGTTCTTGCTCAAAGATGCCGAGCCAGACACTCTTTTGGGCGGTATCCGCACCACCGCCGCCGGCGATGCGGTGGTTTCGCCGAGAGCGACGAAACGGATCATCGATAAGCTCAGCTCCTCTTCTTCTGAAGACGCTGTCCTGCTGTCTCCTTCCGACCGCCTCGCCTTGGACGAGTTAACCGAGCGTGAGACCGAGATCCTCGTCGCCGTCGGACGCGGATGGACGAATACGGAGATTGCCGAGCGCATGTTCATTTCTATGCCGACGGTGAAAACACACGTCGGGCGCGTGCTTGCTAAAACGCAATCGCGCGACCGCGTCCACGCCGCGCTTTTCGCCTACCGCACCGGCCTTGTTGGACGGGCTGACCTGCTGGATTCCTAA
- a CDS encoding ABC transporter ATP-binding protein, giving the protein METSSIIRTEGLTKTYGGTTVVDKLNLDVTAGTVHGLLGPNGSGKSTTMKMLLGLVTPTNGEIAMLGRPMNRATRLEVLAGVGSLIEAPSAYPHLTGGENMKIAARLFGASPVDAQRAIELVRLGNHMDKLVKNYSLGMKQRLGIAMALARDPQLLILDEPTNGLDPAGIEEIRALIVSLARDEGRTVLVSSHLLSEIEKMASNLTIIDRGSLIFQGSQQQLYDAQLPDLFIQTPSADAAAQLLAALRPIPAAGGLELQGLSDTQVAEVCAHLVSRGIPLHQVVRKRRSLEEIFIGLTGREGLSA; this is encoded by the coding sequence ATGGAGACATCATCAATCATCAGGACTGAAGGTCTGACGAAGACTTACGGGGGCACGACGGTCGTCGACAAGCTGAACCTCGACGTCACGGCAGGCACCGTGCACGGACTGCTCGGACCGAACGGATCAGGTAAATCGACCACCATGAAAATGCTGCTGGGACTGGTCACGCCAACCAACGGCGAGATCGCAATGCTCGGGCGGCCAATGAACCGCGCGACCCGCCTTGAAGTGCTCGCCGGCGTGGGCTCGCTTATCGAAGCACCTTCCGCGTACCCGCACCTGACCGGCGGCGAGAACATGAAGATCGCGGCGCGGCTCTTCGGTGCCTCGCCCGTGGATGCGCAGCGCGCCATCGAGCTTGTGCGCTTGGGCAACCACATGGACAAACTGGTCAAGAACTACTCACTCGGTATGAAACAACGCCTCGGCATCGCGATGGCGCTTGCCCGCGACCCGCAGCTGCTCATCCTCGACGAACCCACCAACGGCCTCGACCCGGCCGGCATCGAGGAGATCCGCGCTCTCATTGTCAGCCTCGCCCGCGACGAAGGCCGCACGGTGCTGGTTTCCAGCCACTTGCTCTCTGAAATTGAGAAAATGGCTTCGAATCTGACCATCATCGACCGTGGCTCACTCATTTTTCAGGGCTCACAGCAACAGCTTTACGACGCCCAACTCCCCGACCTTTTCATCCAAACCCCCTCCGCGGATGCCGCCGCCCAGTTGCTTGCTGCCCTTCGCCCCATCCCGGCGGCCGGTGGACTCGAACTGCAGGGTTTGAGCGACACCCAAGTCGCAGAAGTCTGCGCCCACCTTGTCAGCCGCGGCATTCCACTGCACCAAGTCGTGCGCAAGCGTCGCAGCCTAGAGGAGATCTTCATCGGCCTGACGGGACGGGAGGGTTTGAGCGCATGA
- a CDS encoding ABC transporter permease, translated as MIIEIAKLRRTKVVLLGFLLCVGIVLFAGMNLFAGGRIEDFRADPEMSWAGHLVGYGMALAFLSPLQLAVVASRVADTENVGGGWRLNAIAGVPPGTLVVRKFGVAAVLVAMFKFVEFTTILALPILAGAPAPGPEMLVTWALFGLGALGTSLALLAVMLWLAAVTDSQIVVLAIGVVGGFLGIAALLSPTWLAAVNPFGYFAMLVPFTFDDSGTAPTAPHWLAWGAYIVVVGAVFAAATRMLNRKEL; from the coding sequence ATGATCATCGAGATTGCTAAATTGCGCCGCACCAAGGTCGTGCTGCTCGGCTTCCTGCTGTGTGTGGGCATTGTCCTATTTGCTGGAATGAATCTCTTCGCTGGAGGACGCATCGAGGATTTCCGTGCTGACCCCGAGATGTCCTGGGCCGGCCACCTTGTCGGCTACGGCATGGCGCTAGCTTTTCTGTCGCCGTTGCAATTAGCGGTCGTCGCCAGCCGCGTGGCGGACACTGAGAACGTGGGCGGCGGGTGGCGCCTCAACGCCATCGCTGGTGTGCCGCCTGGCACGTTGGTTGTGCGCAAATTCGGTGTGGCGGCGGTGCTTGTTGCGATGTTCAAATTCGTCGAGTTCACGACGATCCTGGCCTTGCCTATCCTTGCCGGGGCTCCCGCGCCGGGGCCCGAAATGTTGGTCACCTGGGCGCTTTTCGGCCTCGGCGCGCTCGGAACCTCGCTTGCCCTGCTCGCGGTGATGCTATGGCTGGCAGCCGTGACCGACTCCCAGATCGTCGTACTCGCGATCGGCGTCGTAGGTGGTTTCCTCGGCATTGCCGCACTTTTGTCGCCGACGTGGCTCGCCGCTGTCAATCCGTTCGGCTACTTCGCGATGCTCGTCCCGTTCACGTTCGACGACTCAGGAACCGCGCCGACTGCACCGCATTGGCTTGCATGGGGTGCCTACATCGTCGTTGTCGGTGCTGTATTCGCCGCAGCAACGCGCATGCTCAACCGGAAGGAGCTTTAG
- a CDS encoding ABC transporter permease, giving the protein MDLLRNDLMKYRRSHLWAVLTLVPLIAVAIGAGNYVGNQGQLDAGWTSYLSQIMLFYGMIFMTSGIAIIASAAWRVEHRGHNWHSLLTSTRPAGSLIASKIAAISLAAAAMQAVLVVLAVAVGLVLGVPGALPGEFFAVAFLSLLPTVAVAAWQSFLSMLIRNFAGPVAIALVASIISFGIVASGASFARFLLPPGLLSDTLWLGSSAVAGSGAIDASTVVEVALASIVLTLAGWLAATAYLRTTDVRL; this is encoded by the coding sequence ATGGATTTACTGCGCAACGACCTCATGAAATACCGCCGGTCACACCTGTGGGCAGTGCTCACCCTCGTTCCGCTGATCGCTGTGGCTATCGGGGCCGGCAACTATGTCGGCAACCAAGGTCAGCTCGATGCCGGGTGGACAAGCTATCTCTCCCAGATCATGCTCTTCTACGGGATGATCTTCATGACATCCGGCATCGCGATCATCGCCTCCGCTGCCTGGCGCGTCGAGCACCGTGGCCACAACTGGCATTCCCTGCTCACCTCCACCCGCCCGGCGGGAAGCCTGATCGCCTCCAAGATCGCTGCGATCTCGCTTGCAGCGGCGGCTATGCAGGCCGTGCTCGTCGTCCTAGCCGTCGCGGTCGGACTGGTCCTCGGGGTGCCAGGCGCGCTGCCCGGTGAATTCTTCGCGGTAGCATTTCTCTCGCTGCTGCCCACCGTGGCTGTCGCTGCCTGGCAGTCCTTCCTGTCGATGCTGATCCGCAATTTCGCAGGCCCCGTCGCCATCGCTTTGGTCGCCAGCATCATTTCTTTCGGAATCGTTGCCTCCGGTGCTTCTTTCGCTCGCTTCCTCCTGCCGCCGGGACTGCTGAGCGACACCCTGTGGCTGGGCAGCTCCGCAGTCGCCGGATCCGGGGCGATAGACGCATCAACGGTCGTCGAAGTCGCTCTCGCGTCCATCGTCCTCACGCTGGCCGGGTGGCTCGCCGCCACGGCTTATCTACGAACAACAGATGTGCGTCTGTAG
- a CDS encoding spermidine synthase — protein MAQKSETIEIDTGIAEIIHEPDGSMLLMVNDVPSSHIVPGEPERLDFEYMRWIAAAVEETRAWEKPRLTHLGGAGCSLPRYFAHVWPYSRNTVVEWDMGLAELAREKFDIPRSPLVKIRVGDAREVTDSFVDASRDVIIRDVFESATTPRSLTTLPFYQSCLRSLSPDGLYVANCGSRGDLTEAREELAGMAEVFPHVAAIADPPMLKGRRYGNIILLGSASEIRDTPQLTRRLLGGGVPAQFKGDAWAREMAASAAPRHDPESERPPEA, from the coding sequence ATGGCCCAGAAAAGCGAGACGATCGAGATCGACACCGGAATCGCGGAGATCATCCACGAACCAGACGGGTCGATGCTCCTCATGGTCAACGATGTGCCCAGCTCGCACATCGTGCCAGGTGAGCCGGAACGGCTGGATTTCGAGTACATGCGCTGGATCGCGGCGGCCGTCGAAGAGACCCGCGCCTGGGAAAAGCCGCGCCTTACGCACCTCGGGGGCGCGGGCTGCTCGCTGCCCCGCTATTTCGCGCACGTGTGGCCGTACTCGCGCAACACGGTCGTCGAGTGGGACATGGGATTGGCGGAGCTCGCGCGCGAGAAATTCGACATCCCGCGCTCCCCGCTGGTGAAGATCCGCGTCGGCGACGCACGCGAGGTCACCGACAGCTTCGTCGATGCGTCGCGCGACGTGATCATCCGCGACGTTTTCGAGTCAGCGACGACACCGCGCAGCTTGACGACGCTCCCCTTCTACCAGTCCTGCCTCCGCTCCCTCTCGCCAGACGGCCTTTACGTGGCCAATTGCGGCTCCCGCGGCGACCTCACCGAGGCTCGCGAAGAACTCGCCGGCATGGCTGAGGTCTTCCCGCACGTAGCCGCGATCGCCGACCCGCCGATGCTCAAGGGCCGGCGCTACGGCAACATCATTTTGCTCGGGTCGGCGTCCGAAATACGCGACACCCCCCAGCTGACCCGCAGGTTGCTAGGGGGTGGGGTACCCGCCCAATTCAAGGGCGATGCGTGGGCGCGGGAGATGGCGGCGTCCGCGGCACCGCGCCACGATCCGGAGAGCGAACGCCCGCCGGAGGCGTGA
- a CDS encoding glycoside hydrolase family 25 protein, whose product MTRSLRPAALIASAAIAFGGIMAAGSVNADSRADWVNGVDVSHHQDTGANGIEWNSVRDDNNRFAIIKATEGVDYTDDAYAKFAQGAVASGMNVGAYHYARPAKDPVAQAQNFANAYKSVPGLSLPPVLDLEVDEGLSPEQLSGWTRTFLAEVEKQTGRRPMVYTYRYFWLEQMGDTKDFADYPLWLAAYQNKAPGPVGGWDKVDIWQRSESGRVAGVNTPVDLNLFNGNQGQFARFSGGDLNAAGGLLETMQDSDIESGISDSLAVLEQGNSALAAAILGLASGVLAPQQVQGAAEQFGFDAGDAQNIADTARTQVENGTLPIDDLNKMMVGDDYSVGDLLILLDNANKNGGGAAAAGAAEGSSQ is encoded by the coding sequence ATGACTCGTTCTTTGCGCCCTGCAGCCCTCATCGCATCCGCGGCCATCGCCTTCGGCGGAATCATGGCCGCCGGCTCCGTCAACGCCGATAGCCGCGCCGACTGGGTCAACGGTGTCGACGTCTCCCACCACCAGGACACCGGCGCCAACGGCATCGAGTGGAACTCGGTGCGCGACGACAACAACCGCTTCGCCATCATCAAGGCCACCGAAGGGGTCGACTACACCGACGATGCCTACGCCAAGTTCGCGCAAGGCGCGGTCGCCTCCGGCATGAACGTCGGTGCCTACCACTACGCCCGCCCGGCCAAGGACCCGGTCGCACAGGCGCAGAACTTCGCCAACGCCTACAAGTCCGTCCCCGGCCTGAGCCTGCCGCCGGTGCTCGACCTCGAAGTCGACGAAGGCCTGAGCCCGGAGCAGCTCAGCGGCTGGACCCGCACCTTCCTCGCCGAGGTGGAAAAGCAGACCGGCCGCCGCCCGATGGTGTACACCTACCGCTACTTCTGGCTCGAGCAGATGGGCGACACCAAGGATTTCGCCGACTACCCGCTGTGGCTCGCCGCGTACCAGAACAAGGCGCCGGGTCCCGTGGGCGGCTGGGACAAGGTGGATATCTGGCAGCGTTCCGAGTCCGGGCGCGTCGCCGGAGTGAACACCCCGGTCGACCTGAACCTGTTCAACGGCAACCAGGGCCAGTTCGCGCGCTTCAGCGGAGGCGACCTCAATGCCGCGGGCGGCCTGCTCGAGACGATGCAGGACAGCGACATCGAAAGCGGCATTTCGGATTCCCTCGCGGTTCTGGAGCAGGGTAACTCTGCGCTCGCCGCCGCCATCCTCGGCCTTGCGTCCGGTGTTCTCGCGCCGCAGCAGGTGCAGGGAGCCGCGGAACAGTTCGGTTTCGATGCTGGTGACGCGCAGAACATCGCGGACACCGCGCGCACCCAGGTAGAGAATGGCACGCTGCCCATCGACGACCTCAACAAGATGATGGTGGGCGACGACTACTCCGTCGGCGACCTGCTCATCCTGCTCGACAACGCCAACAAGAACGGCGGAGGCGCCGCAGCAGCCGGCGCGGCCGAGGGATCGAGCCAGTAA
- a CDS encoding cysteine desulfurase family protein — translation MRQVAVDAWAEHAHLLNPGGQYASGRAANAAVAQARETVAELLGADPVEVIFTASGTEADNLSLRGFAGEPGARIVATPIEHPAVRETVADLEQHGAQVDMLPVGGDGVVRVTDILDQPAAVATCMWANNETGAVQPVDEVVRRADAAGTPVHVDAVQVVGHLPVDFHALGATTLAASAHKFGGPRGAGILLAKRSPAPAAVLTGGGQQRGIRPGTVDVATAVATAAALKEAVADMETERARLVTLRDRLVAEVLRTIPDARATVLEHGVPTLPGHAHLMFPGANGDAMIMLLDSMGIEASTGSACNNGVNQRSHVLEAMGLPDEHVDGALRFTLGRTTTDEDVQFLLARLPEVIGRARDVAKL, via the coding sequence ATGCGGCAAGTGGCCGTCGACGCGTGGGCCGAGCACGCCCATCTGCTCAACCCGGGAGGCCAGTACGCATCCGGGCGCGCCGCCAACGCCGCTGTGGCTCAGGCGCGTGAGACGGTCGCGGAGCTTCTCGGTGCCGATCCTGTCGAGGTGATCTTCACCGCCTCCGGGACCGAGGCCGACAACCTCTCGCTGCGCGGTTTCGCCGGCGAGCCGGGCGCGCGCATCGTCGCCACGCCGATCGAGCACCCGGCGGTTCGCGAGACCGTCGCGGATTTGGAACAGCACGGGGCACAGGTGGACATGCTGCCCGTGGGAGGAGACGGCGTCGTCCGCGTGACGGACATCCTCGACCAGCCGGCAGCAGTGGCGACCTGCATGTGGGCCAACAACGAGACCGGTGCGGTCCAGCCCGTCGACGAAGTTGTCCGGCGCGCGGACGCCGCCGGCACACCCGTCCACGTTGACGCGGTGCAGGTGGTGGGGCACCTGCCGGTAGATTTCCATGCGCTCGGCGCGACGACACTGGCGGCCTCCGCCCATAAATTCGGCGGACCGCGCGGCGCGGGAATCCTGCTGGCGAAGCGTTCCCCAGCGCCGGCCGCCGTGCTCACCGGCGGGGGACAGCAGCGCGGAATCCGGCCGGGGACCGTGGATGTCGCCACCGCAGTAGCGACTGCCGCGGCGCTGAAAGAAGCCGTTGCCGACATGGAGACGGAACGTGCGCGCTTAGTGACGCTGCGCGACCGTCTCGTCGCAGAGGTCTTGCGCACCATTCCGGATGCGCGTGCGACAGTGCTGGAACACGGAGTTCCCACGCTGCCCGGACACGCGCACCTGATGTTCCCGGGGGCGAACGGCGACGCGATGATCATGCTGCTCGACAGCATGGGCATCGAGGCGTCCACCGGATCCGCGTGCAACAACGGCGTGAACCAGCGCAGCCACGTGCTTGAGGCGATGGGGCTTCCCGACGAGCACGTCGACGGCGCCCTCCGTTTCACCCTGGGGCGCACGACGACGGACGAGGATGTGCAGTTCCTCCTCGCGAGGCTGCCGGAGGTGATCGGGAGGGCGCGGGACGTCGCAAAGCTGTGA
- a CDS encoding electron transfer flavoprotein subunit alpha/FixB family protein: MHVYVLAEHTGSELSPITGELITAARGLGVVSAVVVGKPGDAEALAPSLATLGAAQVIDASAEDYGERLILPEVDALQALGAANPAPIVIAATVTGNEIAGRLAARLGSGVLANVVGIEDNRAAHHEIFGGSYTTTAIAGGECPIYTLRPGSVKAEPQEAAGEIAPMPLPAATDRDVHVTSFTPKVRADRPELTQASTVVSGGRGVGSADGYKEYVEQLADVLGAATGSTRDIVDLGYADPETQVGQTGATVSPDLYIALGISGAIQHISGMQTSGTIVAVNQDRDEPIFSIADIGVVADIEEFVPELIKALKNR; this comes from the coding sequence ATGCACGTCTACGTACTGGCAGAACACACCGGCTCTGAACTGAGCCCGATTACCGGAGAGCTGATCACCGCGGCGCGCGGGTTGGGAGTGGTCTCGGCGGTGGTCGTCGGCAAGCCTGGCGACGCTGAGGCGCTCGCACCGTCGTTGGCGACGTTGGGTGCCGCCCAGGTGATCGACGCGTCCGCCGAGGACTACGGCGAGCGTCTCATCCTCCCGGAGGTCGACGCCCTGCAGGCCCTCGGTGCCGCGAACCCGGCGCCGATCGTGATCGCCGCGACCGTGACCGGCAACGAGATCGCCGGCCGCCTCGCCGCGCGCCTCGGCTCTGGTGTGCTGGCGAATGTCGTGGGCATCGAGGACAACCGTGCCGCCCACCACGAGATTTTCGGCGGCAGCTACACCACGACCGCGATCGCCGGCGGCGAGTGCCCGATCTACACTCTGCGCCCCGGGTCTGTGAAAGCCGAGCCGCAGGAGGCGGCCGGGGAGATCGCTCCGATGCCGCTGCCGGCGGCGACCGACCGCGACGTGCACGTCACCTCGTTCACCCCGAAGGTGCGCGCCGACCGGCCGGAGCTGACCCAGGCGTCCACCGTCGTCTCCGGCGGCCGCGGCGTCGGTTCGGCGGACGGCTACAAGGAATATGTGGAGCAGCTCGCCGATGTCCTCGGCGCCGCCACCGGTTCCACCCGCGACATCGTCGACTTGGGCTACGCGGATCCTGAGACCCAGGTCGGCCAGACAGGCGCGACCGTCTCGCCGGATCTGTACATCGCTCTGGGAATCTCGGGTGCGATCCAGCACATCTCCGGTATGCAGACGTCTGGCACCATCGTCGCCGTTAACCAGGACCGCGACGAGCCGATCTTCTCTATCGCCGACATCGGTGTGGTGGCCGATATCGAGGAATTCGTGCCGGAGCTGATCAAGGCGCTCAAGAACCGGTGA
- a CDS encoding electron transfer flavoprotein subunit beta/FixA family protein, producing the protein MPTIAVLVKNVPDTWSTKSLEADNTLDRANADNVIDEINEYAVEAALRLRDAGDYRVVAVTMGPEGCEEALRKALAMGADDAISLIDDSLAGSDAISTAWALHNVLNTIDDLALVVAGNQSSDGGTGAVAGLLAEYRQVPAVTQAHNLRIEGGEVLATREDERGTWEIAAPLPAVVAVTEQSDKPRFPNFKGMKAAKKHEITRLTIADIGVDAGQVGLGNSATSVTSATEVPPRTAGELLEGPADDIAAQVVEQLAARNLLDNQNNPNNLSNPNN; encoded by the coding sequence ATGCCCACCATTGCTGTGCTGGTGAAGAACGTGCCGGACACGTGGTCGACCAAGTCGCTCGAGGCGGACAACACTCTTGACCGCGCGAACGCCGACAACGTCATCGACGAGATCAACGAGTACGCCGTCGAGGCCGCGCTGCGTCTGCGCGACGCCGGCGACTACCGCGTCGTTGCGGTGACGATGGGGCCGGAAGGCTGCGAGGAAGCGCTGCGCAAGGCCCTCGCGATGGGTGCCGACGACGCTATTTCGCTTATCGACGACTCCCTCGCCGGCTCCGACGCCATCTCCACCGCGTGGGCCCTCCACAATGTGCTGAACACCATCGACGACCTGGCGCTGGTCGTCGCCGGAAACCAGTCCTCCGACGGCGGCACCGGTGCGGTCGCCGGCCTGCTGGCCGAGTACCGTCAGGTGCCCGCTGTGACCCAGGCGCACAACCTGCGCATCGAGGGCGGCGAAGTGCTGGCCACCCGCGAGGACGAGCGCGGCACGTGGGAGATCGCCGCGCCGCTGCCTGCTGTCGTCGCGGTGACCGAGCAGTCCGATAAGCCGCGCTTCCCGAATTTCAAGGGCATGAAGGCAGCCAAGAAGCACGAGATCACGCGCTTGACCATCGCCGATATCGGCGTCGACGCCGGCCAGGTCGGCCTGGGCAATTCCGCGACGTCCGTCACCAGCGCCACCGAAGTGCCGCCGCGCACCGCCGGCGAATTGCTTGAAGGCCCCGCCGACGACATCGCGGCGCAGGTCGTCGAGCAGTTGGCCGCCCGCAATCTTCTGGACAACCAGAACAATCCGAACAATTTGAGCAACCCGAACAACTAA
- a CDS encoding SAM-dependent methyltransferase encodes MSFSPDEVRFLAAHRADIARVAASGEVALTKKSAIADRTALSKRFGGNARVVMELLQARKVLAPKLAVPAAGDVAGSAPNSAPQCATVSASEWLADSDSAQQATPLRVSMVRAERIAAAGASLVHDVTCSIGTEAPAVISAGLDWLGTDLDYSRLLMARENLRSAAAEAGAAGAGRAWVAQADALVPVTTTASSPGPRIRACSGTGSRPGRVIVADPARRADGRRITDPAKLIPPLPDLLDAFPGAAMAVKCAPGIDYSDWHGLVSVVSVNGGVKEACLYTPDLAEAGHTREAVVIRDSFTERVRNEGEGVDVDKPRGFIVEPDGAVIRAGLVQQWAARHSLAMLDPHIAFLTGDAVPDGYSGFPFIEAVPLKKLRPALQAHGAGSAEILVRGVDVDPDQLRGKLKLKGDRPMAVVIARIGDHATAFICGARVR; translated from the coding sequence TTGAGCTTTAGCCCCGACGAGGTGCGGTTTCTCGCCGCCCACCGCGCCGACATTGCCCGCGTGGCCGCTTCCGGTGAGGTGGCGCTGACGAAGAAGTCCGCCATCGCCGACCGCACTGCGCTGTCCAAGCGCTTCGGCGGCAACGCCCGCGTCGTGATGGAGCTGCTGCAGGCGCGGAAGGTGCTGGCCCCGAAACTCGCCGTCCCCGCGGCCGGCGACGTTGCAGGTTCTGCCCCAAATTCTGCTCCGCAGTGTGCCACGGTTTCAGCCTCCGAGTGGCTCGCCGACAGCGATTCCGCCCAGCAGGCCACACCGCTCCGAGTGTCGATGGTGCGCGCGGAGCGCATCGCCGCGGCAGGGGCATCGTTAGTTCACGACGTGACGTGCTCCATCGGTACGGAAGCACCTGCGGTGATCTCTGCGGGGCTCGATTGGCTGGGCACGGACTTGGACTATTCCCGGCTCCTCATGGCGCGGGAGAATCTGCGTTCGGCTGCGGCCGAGGCTGGGGCTGCGGGCGCAGGCCGGGCGTGGGTCGCTCAAGCCGACGCACTGGTGCCGGTGACCACAACCGCGAGCAGTCCCGGACCGCGGATTCGTGCGTGCTCGGGAACCGGCTCTCGCCCGGGACGCGTCATCGTGGCGGACCCGGCCCGCCGCGCGGACGGGCGGCGCATCACGGACCCGGCGAAGCTCATCCCGCCGCTTCCGGACCTGCTCGACGCTTTTCCCGGCGCGGCGATGGCGGTCAAATGCGCGCCGGGAATCGACTACTCGGACTGGCACGGCCTGGTGAGCGTGGTCAGCGTCAACGGGGGAGTCAAAGAGGCGTGCCTGTACACACCGGATCTCGCGGAGGCAGGCCACACGCGGGAAGCAGTGGTCATCCGCGACAGCTTCACGGAGAGGGTGAGGAATGAGGGGGAAGGGGTGGACGTCGATAAGCCGCGAGGCTTCATCGTTGAGCCCGACGGCGCGGTGATCCGCGCGGGGCTCGTCCAGCAGTGGGCCGCGCGGCACAGCCTTGCGATGCTGGACCCGCACATCGCGTTCCTCACCGGCGATGCCGTACCGGACGGGTACTCCGGATTTCCATTCATCGAGGCGGTGCCGTTGAAGAAGCTGCGGCCCGCACTCCAGGCGCACGGGGCGGGGTCGGCGGAGATCCTCGTGCGCGGTGTCGATGTGGACCCCGACCAGCTGCGCGGCAAGCTGAAGCTCAAAGGCGACCGGCCGATGGCTGTCGTGATCGCGCGGATCGGGGACCATGCGACAGCGTTCATTTGCGGCGCGCGCGTGCGCTAG
- a CDS encoding NUDIX hydrolase: MSTRDEEDMLGINYGRLAATVILVRDGAHGLEVWMQERVLTMRNYPGMTVFPGGGVDIRDFPPSKDEAKELWSGRSVSDLAKQLDMKPRQAHALMFAAVRELFEETGTLLLVDDTGALLRDARPFHRVRKRLESHELSFTELLEETGLDVDATLLKPSGRWVGKSEKGNWFDTFTFIAELPAGQEPDVTTGEASDANWFPPSLLLDGWRQGLVRFAPSTWAQLYDISEFSSVAEIMEHVKGLPIEAVVGDPVDIPRYRELFESNPVNRMGKKFEL; the protein is encoded by the coding sequence ATGTCCACGCGCGACGAAGAGGACATGCTGGGGATCAACTACGGCCGACTCGCGGCGACCGTGATCCTCGTGCGCGACGGCGCCCACGGGCTCGAGGTGTGGATGCAGGAGCGCGTGCTCACGATGCGCAATTACCCGGGGATGACCGTGTTCCCGGGCGGCGGCGTGGACATCCGTGATTTTCCGCCGAGCAAGGACGAAGCGAAGGAGCTGTGGTCCGGGCGGTCGGTGTCCGACCTTGCCAAACAGCTCGACATGAAGCCGCGGCAGGCCCACGCGCTCATGTTCGCCGCCGTGCGCGAACTCTTCGAGGAAACCGGCACTCTTTTGCTTGTCGACGACACCGGCGCCCTCCTCCGCGACGCCCGCCCCTTCCACCGGGTCCGCAAACGGCTTGAAAGCCACGAACTGTCGTTCACCGAGCTGCTCGAAGAAACCGGGCTCGATGTCGACGCGACTTTGCTCAAACCTTCCGGCCGCTGGGTGGGCAAGTCCGAGAAGGGCAATTGGTTCGACACCTTCACATTCATCGCCGAGTTGCCCGCCGGGCAAGAACCCGATGTCACCACCGGCGAGGCCAGCGACGCGAACTGGTTCCCGCCGAGCCTGCTTCTCGACGGCTGGCGCCAAGGCCTCGTCCGTTTCGCCCCCTCCACGTGGGCGCAGCTCTACGACATCTCCGAATTCTCCTCCGTCGCTGAGATCATGGAGCATGTCAAAGGTCTGCCCATTGAGGCCGTCGTCGGCGACCCCGTCGACATTCCCCGTTACCGCGAACTCTTCGAGTCCAACCCTGTGAACCGGATGGGGAAGAAATTTGAGCTTTAG